A DNA window from Candidatus Hydrogenedentota bacterium contains the following coding sequences:
- a CDS encoding SIS domain-containing protein, giving the protein MIQLSVVEKEILDGMTARRPDLASCVDDLMRVHEALVRTYDGGGKLLLCGNGGSNADAMHIAGELCKSFERKRTLSAEFIAAVKPLPFGDELAKHLEAGLAAIPLGFQGSLKTAVENDNPLRDIAFAQEAEALVRPGDTLIGISTSGNAANCLMAMSVTKAKGGTVISLTGPKGGKMAAFADVAVKAPGDTVKVIQEAHLVLYHTTCALIEAHYFPEPR; this is encoded by the coding sequence ATGATTCAGCTTTCAGTTGTTGAGAAAGAAATCCTGGATGGAATGACAGCGCGCCGCCCGGACTTGGCGTCTTGCGTAGACGACCTGATGCGCGTCCACGAGGCGTTGGTGCGCACGTACGATGGCGGAGGCAAGCTTCTGCTGTGCGGAAATGGCGGCAGCAATGCGGACGCAATGCACATTGCCGGGGAACTCTGCAAAAGCTTCGAGCGGAAGCGGACCTTATCTGCAGAGTTCATTGCGGCCGTGAAGCCCCTTCCCTTCGGCGACGAGTTGGCAAAGCATTTGGAGGCGGGGCTCGCCGCGATACCGTTGGGTTTTCAGGGTTCTCTCAAGACAGCGGTGGAGAATGACAATCCACTGCGGGACATTGCCTTTGCGCAAGAAGCGGAGGCGCTCGTTCGCCCCGGAGATACGCTGATAGGTATTTCGACCTCAGGAAATGCGGCGAACTGCTTGATGGCGATGTCGGTAACGAAAGCAAAGGGCGGTACTGTCATTTCGCTGACTGGACCCAAGGGCGGCAAGATGGCAGCTTTTGCGGACGTGGCGGTCAAGGCGCCCGGGGACACGGTGAAGGTGATTCAAGAAGCGCATTTGGTGCTGTATCACACGACGTGCGCGTTGATAGAGGCGCACTATTTCCCCGAGCCGAGATAA